The following proteins are co-located in the Paralichthys olivaceus isolate ysfri-2021 chromosome 10, ASM2471397v2, whole genome shotgun sequence genome:
- the LOC138411934 gene encoding uncharacterized protein isoform X1, which translates to MFGREAMYPTEVPEEYLVTDEGVEALIGQETQPLGTQNLPAHYTIAQANMGKMRDKIKRKREELGQDDRFEVGDKVMRANKRQEQKKGGGMETSMLGPFTIIKLEGKSADLVTEKSKMIHKVNIDQLNRYIEPTPRIPHKWVTDSPSSPTVSPSPPAISPSSPAISPSSPAVSPSPHAISVSSPAMSAVFVPAKLCKKVHLDTLEAVVETIWAEQAPEVLRSKIGPYLLFTHNLREHLSPGTLLESEIINAYLTLCLRKFSRGGKGQCFLIDSFQMTDIWKGKTKGLRKVDPLDYDIMVGAVCENQHWTLTVMYPKEKRSVYVDPFGAQKEALQKCSAVTR; encoded by the exons ATGTTTGGCCGTGAGGCCATGTACCCTACTGAAGTTCCAGAAGAGTATCTG GTGACCGATGAGGGTGTGGAGGCCCTCATTGGCCAGGAAACACAACCTCTGGGTACACAGAACCTCCCAGCACACTACACCATAGCTCAAGCCAACATGGGGAAGATGAGGGACAAGatcaagagaaaaagagaggagttGGGACAAGATGACAGATTTGAAGTTGGAGACAAGGTGATGAGGGCAAATAAACGCCAGGAGCAAAAGAAGGGGGGGGGAATGGAGACCTCCATGCTTGGCCCCTTCACCATAATAAAATTGGAAGGGAAAAGTGCTGACCTGGTAACAGAGAAAAGCAAGATGATTCACAAGGTCAACATTGACCAACTCAATAGATATATTGAGCCCACCCCACGCATCCCCCACAAATGGGTTACTGACTCACCCTCATCTCCTACCGTCTCACCCTCACCTCCTGCCATCTCACCCTCATCACCAGCCATCTCACCCTCATCTCCAGCCGTCTCACCCTCACCTCATGCCATCTCTGTGTCATCTCCAGCCATGTCAGCAGTGTTTGTCCCTGCAAAACTTTGCAAAAAAGTCCATTTAGACACTTTAGAAGCAG TAGTAGAGACAATCTGGGCCGAGCAAGCACCAGAGGTATTACGGAGCAAAATTGGCCCATACttgcttttcacacacaacCTCCGGGAACACCTTTCTCCAGGGACACTTCTGGAAAGTGAG ATCATAAATGCCTACCTCACACTTTGCCTGAGGAAATTCAGTAGAGGAGGCAAAGGCCAGTGCTTTTTAATTGATTCTTTTCAGATGACTGACATTTGGAAAGGGAAAACCAAAGGGCTGAGGAAG GTGGATCCACTGGACTATGACATTATGGTTGGAGCTGTCTGTGAAAACCAGCACTGGACACTAACA GTGATGTATCCAAAGGAGAAGCGCTCTGTCTATGTGGATCCTTTTGGGGCACAGAAAGAGGCATTACAAAAATGCAGTGCAGTGACCAGGTAG
- the LOC138411934 gene encoding uncharacterized protein isoform X3, translated as MFGREAMYPTEVPEEYLVTDEGVEALIGQETQPLGTQNLPAHYTIAQANMGKMRDKIKRKREELGQDDRFEVGDKVMRANKRQEQKKGGGMETSMLGPFTIIKLEGKSADLVTEKSKMIHKVNIDQLNRYIEPTPRIPHKWVTDSPSSPTVSPSPPAISPSSPAISPSSPAVSPSPHAISVSSPAMSAVFVPAKLCKKVHLDTLEAVVETIWAEQAPEVLRSKIGPYLLFTHNLREHLSPGTLLESEIINAYLTLCLRKFSRGGKGQCFLIDSFQMTDIWKGKTKGLRKVMYPKEKRSVYVDPFGAQKEALQKCSAVTR; from the exons ATGTTTGGCCGTGAGGCCATGTACCCTACTGAAGTTCCAGAAGAGTATCTG GTGACCGATGAGGGTGTGGAGGCCCTCATTGGCCAGGAAACACAACCTCTGGGTACACAGAACCTCCCAGCACACTACACCATAGCTCAAGCCAACATGGGGAAGATGAGGGACAAGatcaagagaaaaagagaggagttGGGACAAGATGACAGATTTGAAGTTGGAGACAAGGTGATGAGGGCAAATAAACGCCAGGAGCAAAAGAAGGGGGGGGGAATGGAGACCTCCATGCTTGGCCCCTTCACCATAATAAAATTGGAAGGGAAAAGTGCTGACCTGGTAACAGAGAAAAGCAAGATGATTCACAAGGTCAACATTGACCAACTCAATAGATATATTGAGCCCACCCCACGCATCCCCCACAAATGGGTTACTGACTCACCCTCATCTCCTACCGTCTCACCCTCACCTCCTGCCATCTCACCCTCATCACCAGCCATCTCACCCTCATCTCCAGCCGTCTCACCCTCACCTCATGCCATCTCTGTGTCATCTCCAGCCATGTCAGCAGTGTTTGTCCCTGCAAAACTTTGCAAAAAAGTCCATTTAGACACTTTAGAAGCAG TAGTAGAGACAATCTGGGCCGAGCAAGCACCAGAGGTATTACGGAGCAAAATTGGCCCATACttgcttttcacacacaacCTCCGGGAACACCTTTCTCCAGGGACACTTCTGGAAAGTGAG ATCATAAATGCCTACCTCACACTTTGCCTGAGGAAATTCAGTAGAGGAGGCAAAGGCCAGTGCTTTTTAATTGATTCTTTTCAGATGACTGACATTTGGAAAGGGAAAACCAAAGGGCTGAGGAAG GTGATGTATCCAAAGGAGAAGCGCTCTGTCTATGTGGATCCTTTTGGGGCACAGAAAGAGGCATTACAAAAATGCAGTGCAGTGACCAGGTAG
- the LOC138411934 gene encoding uncharacterized protein isoform X2, which produces MFGREAMYPTEVPEEYLVTDEGVEALIGQETQPLGTQNLPAHYTIAQANMGKMRDKIKRKREELGQDDRFEVGDKVMRANKRQEQKKGGGMETSMLGPFTIIKLEGKSADLVTEKSKMIHKVNIDQLNRYIEPTPRIPHKWVTDSPSSPTVSPSPPAISPSSPAISPSSPAVSPSPHAISVSSPAMSAVFVPAKLCKKVHLDTLEAVETIWAEQAPEVLRSKIGPYLLFTHNLREHLSPGTLLESEIINAYLTLCLRKFSRGGKGQCFLIDSFQMTDIWKGKTKGLRKVDPLDYDIMVGAVCENQHWTLTVMYPKEKRSVYVDPFGAQKEALQKCSAVTR; this is translated from the exons ATGTTTGGCCGTGAGGCCATGTACCCTACTGAAGTTCCAGAAGAGTATCTG GTGACCGATGAGGGTGTGGAGGCCCTCATTGGCCAGGAAACACAACCTCTGGGTACACAGAACCTCCCAGCACACTACACCATAGCTCAAGCCAACATGGGGAAGATGAGGGACAAGatcaagagaaaaagagaggagttGGGACAAGATGACAGATTTGAAGTTGGAGACAAGGTGATGAGGGCAAATAAACGCCAGGAGCAAAAGAAGGGGGGGGGAATGGAGACCTCCATGCTTGGCCCCTTCACCATAATAAAATTGGAAGGGAAAAGTGCTGACCTGGTAACAGAGAAAAGCAAGATGATTCACAAGGTCAACATTGACCAACTCAATAGATATATTGAGCCCACCCCACGCATCCCCCACAAATGGGTTACTGACTCACCCTCATCTCCTACCGTCTCACCCTCACCTCCTGCCATCTCACCCTCATCACCAGCCATCTCACCCTCATCTCCAGCCGTCTCACCCTCACCTCATGCCATCTCTGTGTCATCTCCAGCCATGTCAGCAGTGTTTGTCCCTGCAAAACTTTGCAAAAAAGTCCATTTAGACACTTTAGAAGCAG TAGAGACAATCTGGGCCGAGCAAGCACCAGAGGTATTACGGAGCAAAATTGGCCCATACttgcttttcacacacaacCTCCGGGAACACCTTTCTCCAGGGACACTTCTGGAAAGTGAG ATCATAAATGCCTACCTCACACTTTGCCTGAGGAAATTCAGTAGAGGAGGCAAAGGCCAGTGCTTTTTAATTGATTCTTTTCAGATGACTGACATTTGGAAAGGGAAAACCAAAGGGCTGAGGAAG GTGGATCCACTGGACTATGACATTATGGTTGGAGCTGTCTGTGAAAACCAGCACTGGACACTAACA GTGATGTATCCAAAGGAGAAGCGCTCTGTCTATGTGGATCCTTTTGGGGCACAGAAAGAGGCATTACAAAAATGCAGTGCAGTGACCAGGTAG